One segment of Clostridium botulinum DNA contains the following:
- a CDS encoding response regulator transcription factor has product MKLYNVLIVEDEKEICDGIAIYLNNQGYNVFKAHNGIEGLDIINNETIHLAIVDIMMPKMDGIQMTMKLRSKFDFPVIMLSAKSEEMDKIMGLNIGADDYITKPFNPMELLARVNSQLRRYSKYLNVINNLEEKNNNFIIDGLELNAETKEVFVDEESVKLTPIEFKILHLLIKNPGRVFSADEIYEKVWNENAVNTDTVMVHVRNIREKIEIDPKNPKYLKVVWGVGYKIEKYK; this is encoded by the coding sequence ATGAAATTATATAATGTTTTAATAGTTGAAGATGAAAAAGAAATATGTGATGGAATTGCAATATATTTAAATAACCAAGGATACAATGTTTTTAAAGCTCATAATGGAATTGAAGGTTTAGATATAATAAATAATGAAACTATACATTTAGCCATAGTAGATATAATGATGCCTAAGATGGATGGAATTCAAATGACTATGAAACTTAGAAGTAAATTTGACTTTCCAGTTATAATGTTATCAGCTAAATCAGAGGAGATGGATAAGATAATGGGCCTTAACATTGGGGCAGATGATTATATTACTAAACCATTTAATCCTATGGAACTTCTAGCAAGAGTTAATTCCCAACTAAGAAGGTATTCTAAATATTTAAATGTTATAAATAATTTAGAAGAGAAAAATAATAATTTTATAATAGATGGTTTAGAATTAAATGCAGAAACTAAAGAGGTATTTGTAGATGAGGAGTCAGTAAAATTAACACCTATAGAATTTAAAATATTACACTTATTAATCAAAAATCCTGGTAGAGTGTTTTCGGCAGATGAAATATATGAAAAAGTGTGGAATGAAAATGCAGTAAATACAGATACTGTAATGGTACACGTAAGAAATATCAGAGAGAAAATAGAAATTGACCCGAAAAATCCTAAGTATTTGAAGGTCGTGTGGGGAGTTGGATATAAAATTGAAAAATATAAATAA